A genomic window from Motacilla alba alba isolate MOTALB_02 chromosome 2, Motacilla_alba_V1.0_pri, whole genome shotgun sequence includes:
- the FIGNL1 gene encoding fidgetin-like protein 1 isoform X2 yields the protein MEAPTASAAHLSDWQQSYFAVTSGTCTPGQKADGYRAKILRIQYAWANSEISQGCAASLFKKYAEKYSAIIDSGNAETGLNNYAENILTLAKCQQSDSDKWQSALTTDNVFELKCVRERMRAGKIFQSSQMAPTDARVRADKRVSASAAAALPKLDVFGSTGETRLSAGSAKCASQGPDLLGHPSSCKSLQSSVPPVTRTSDTLPAASASLSKQVLPGFQATPLFGSKEATNSSSLKMPGNCCDGQNSSLFNQSAVPAWSANSGKRKAFYGLADEGSTAVPSLAPCQASISAETNGFSGQRNRNEESSAPGFKTAKEQLWMDQQKKSQNQRAPVSSYGGVKKSLGAGRSRGPFGKFVPPVPKQDGSENGGAQCKPHAGESTDPLLPVDERLKNIEPKMVELIMHEIMDHGPPVSWDDIAGVEFAKATIKEIVVWPMLRPDIFTGLRGPPKGILLFGPPGTGKTLIGKCIACQSGATFFSISASSLTSKWVGEGEKMVRALFAVARCQQPAVIFIDEIDSLLSQRGEGEHESSRRIKTEFLVQLDGATTSSEDRILVVGATNRPQEIDEAARRRLVKRLYIPLPEASARKQIVTRLMAKEHCSLNEEEIKLIVQKTDGFSGADMTQLCREASLGPIRSLQSMDIATITPEQVRPISFLDFESALRTVRPSVSPRDLELYDTWNQTFGCGR from the coding sequence ATGGAGGCCCCCACCGCCAGCGCGGCGCACCTGAGCGACTGGCAGCAAAGTTACTTTGCTGTCACCTCTGGCACCTGCACGCCCGGGCAGAAGGCAGATGGGTACCGTGCCAAGATCCTGCGCATTCAGTATGCATGGGCAAACTCCGAGatctcccagggctgtgctgccagcctgttTAAGAAGTACGCAGAGAAGTACTCCGCGATTATTGACTCTGGCAACGCAGAGACTGGCTTGAATAACTATGCGGAAAACATTTTGACTTTGGCAAAATGTCAGCAAAGTGACAGTGACAAGTGGCAATCTGCCTTGACAACAGATAATGTGTTCGAATTGAAGTGTGTGCGAGAGAGGATGCGGGCTGGCAAAATTTTCCAGAGCTCTCAGATGGCACCGACAGATGCCCGTGTACGAGCTGATAAAAGGGTCAGCGCCTCcgctgctgcagctcttcctaAACTCGATGTCTTCGGCAGTACCGGGGAGACTCGGCTCAGTGCTGGCTCAGCAAAATGTGCAAGTCAGGGACCAGATCTTCTTGGGCATCCCTCATCTTGCAAGTCCCTTCAAAGCAGTGTGCCTCCTGTGACCAGAACTTCAGACACACTTCCTGCCGCTTCAGCCTCCTTAAGCAAGCAGGTTCTTCCAGGTTTCCAGGCAACTCCACTCTTTGGAAGTAAAGAAGCCACTAATAGTAGTTCTCTGAAAATGCCAGGTAACTGTTGTGATGGACAAAATTCGTCTCTTTTCAACCAGTCAGCTGTACCTGCCTGGTCTGCaaattctgggaaaagaaaagcattctaTGGTCTGGCTGAtgaaggcagcacagctgttCCTAGCCTTGCTCCATGTCAGGCTTCCATTTCTGCAGAAACTAATGGCTTTTCagggcagagaaacagaaatgaagagaGCAGTGCTCCTGGGTTTAAAACTGCAAAGGAACAGCTGTGGATGGATCAGCAAAAGAAATCTCAAAACCAGCGTGCACCGGTCTCGTCATATGGAGGAGTAAAAAAATCCCTGGGTGCAGGCAGGTCTCGGGGTCCGTTTGGCAAGTTTGTGCCTCCAGTTCCAAAACAAGATGGAAGTGAAAATGGAGGAGCACAGTGTAAGCCTCATGCAGGGGAATCAACAGACCCGTTGCTGCCTGTGGATGAACGGCTGAAAAACATAGAACCGAAAATGGTTGAACTCATCATGCACGAGATCATGGACCACGGGCCTCCGGTCAGCTGGGATGACATTGCTGGAGTTGAGTTTGCCAAAGCTACTATAAAAGAAATAGTGGTGTGGCCCATGCTGAGACCAGACATCTTCACCGGCTTGCGTGGTCCTCCGAAGGGAATTCTGCTCTTTGGCCCCCCTGGGACTGGCAAGACCCTCATAGGCAAGTGCATCGCATGCCAGTCCGGAGCAACTTTTTTCAGCATCAGTGCCTCCTCTCTGACTTCCAAGTGGGTGGGTGAGGGGGAGAAGATGGTCCGTGCGCTGTTTGCCGTGGCGCGGtgtcagcagccagcagtgatTTTCATCGATGAGATCGATTCCCTGTTGTCCCAGCGCGGAGAGGGGGAGCACGAGTCGTCCAGGagaataaaaactgaatttctggtGCAGTTAGATGGGGCAACAACCTCCTCTGAAGATCGTATCCTGGTGGTTGGAGCAACAAATAGACCCCAGGAAATTGATGAAGCTGCCCGAAGGAGACTGGTGAAGAGACTGTACATCCCTCTCCCAGAAGCCTCTGCCAGGAAGCAGATTGTCACCCGGCTGATGGCAAAGGAGCACTGCTCTCTGAATGAAGAGGAAATCAAGCTCATAGTCCAGAAAACCGACGGGTTTTCTGGGGCGGACATGACACAGCTCTGCCGGGAAGCTTCTCTGGGCCCTATCCGCAGTCTGCAGTCCATGGACATTGCAACCATCACGCCGGAGCAGGTGCGGCCCATCTCTTTCCTGGACTTTGAGAGTGCCCTGAGGACAGTGCGGCCCAGCGTGTCCCCCAGGGACCTGGAGCTCTATGACACCTGGAACCAGACGTTTGGCTGCGGCAGATGA
- the FIGNL1 gene encoding fidgetin-like protein 1 isoform X1, which produces MAFCNCRSFLSVAASVMEAPTASAAHLSDWQQSYFAVTSGTCTPGQKADGYRAKILRIQYAWANSEISQGCAASLFKKYAEKYSAIIDSGNAETGLNNYAENILTLAKCQQSDSDKWQSALTTDNVFELKCVRERMRAGKIFQSSQMAPTDARVRADKRVSASAAAALPKLDVFGSTGETRLSAGSAKCASQGPDLLGHPSSCKSLQSSVPPVTRTSDTLPAASASLSKQVLPGFQATPLFGSKEATNSSSLKMPGNCCDGQNSSLFNQSAVPAWSANSGKRKAFYGLADEGSTAVPSLAPCQASISAETNGFSGQRNRNEESSAPGFKTAKEQLWMDQQKKSQNQRAPVSSYGGVKKSLGAGRSRGPFGKFVPPVPKQDGSENGGAQCKPHAGESTDPLLPVDERLKNIEPKMVELIMHEIMDHGPPVSWDDIAGVEFAKATIKEIVVWPMLRPDIFTGLRGPPKGILLFGPPGTGKTLIGKCIACQSGATFFSISASSLTSKWVGEGEKMVRALFAVARCQQPAVIFIDEIDSLLSQRGEGEHESSRRIKTEFLVQLDGATTSSEDRILVVGATNRPQEIDEAARRRLVKRLYIPLPEASARKQIVTRLMAKEHCSLNEEEIKLIVQKTDGFSGADMTQLCREASLGPIRSLQSMDIATITPEQVRPISFLDFESALRTVRPSVSPRDLELYDTWNQTFGCGR; this is translated from the coding sequence ATGGCATTTTGTAACTGCAGGTCTTTTCTGTCTGTTGCAGCGTCAGTGATGGAGGCCCCCACCGCCAGCGCGGCGCACCTGAGCGACTGGCAGCAAAGTTACTTTGCTGTCACCTCTGGCACCTGCACGCCCGGGCAGAAGGCAGATGGGTACCGTGCCAAGATCCTGCGCATTCAGTATGCATGGGCAAACTCCGAGatctcccagggctgtgctgccagcctgttTAAGAAGTACGCAGAGAAGTACTCCGCGATTATTGACTCTGGCAACGCAGAGACTGGCTTGAATAACTATGCGGAAAACATTTTGACTTTGGCAAAATGTCAGCAAAGTGACAGTGACAAGTGGCAATCTGCCTTGACAACAGATAATGTGTTCGAATTGAAGTGTGTGCGAGAGAGGATGCGGGCTGGCAAAATTTTCCAGAGCTCTCAGATGGCACCGACAGATGCCCGTGTACGAGCTGATAAAAGGGTCAGCGCCTCcgctgctgcagctcttcctaAACTCGATGTCTTCGGCAGTACCGGGGAGACTCGGCTCAGTGCTGGCTCAGCAAAATGTGCAAGTCAGGGACCAGATCTTCTTGGGCATCCCTCATCTTGCAAGTCCCTTCAAAGCAGTGTGCCTCCTGTGACCAGAACTTCAGACACACTTCCTGCCGCTTCAGCCTCCTTAAGCAAGCAGGTTCTTCCAGGTTTCCAGGCAACTCCACTCTTTGGAAGTAAAGAAGCCACTAATAGTAGTTCTCTGAAAATGCCAGGTAACTGTTGTGATGGACAAAATTCGTCTCTTTTCAACCAGTCAGCTGTACCTGCCTGGTCTGCaaattctgggaaaagaaaagcattctaTGGTCTGGCTGAtgaaggcagcacagctgttCCTAGCCTTGCTCCATGTCAGGCTTCCATTTCTGCAGAAACTAATGGCTTTTCagggcagagaaacagaaatgaagagaGCAGTGCTCCTGGGTTTAAAACTGCAAAGGAACAGCTGTGGATGGATCAGCAAAAGAAATCTCAAAACCAGCGTGCACCGGTCTCGTCATATGGAGGAGTAAAAAAATCCCTGGGTGCAGGCAGGTCTCGGGGTCCGTTTGGCAAGTTTGTGCCTCCAGTTCCAAAACAAGATGGAAGTGAAAATGGAGGAGCACAGTGTAAGCCTCATGCAGGGGAATCAACAGACCCGTTGCTGCCTGTGGATGAACGGCTGAAAAACATAGAACCGAAAATGGTTGAACTCATCATGCACGAGATCATGGACCACGGGCCTCCGGTCAGCTGGGATGACATTGCTGGAGTTGAGTTTGCCAAAGCTACTATAAAAGAAATAGTGGTGTGGCCCATGCTGAGACCAGACATCTTCACCGGCTTGCGTGGTCCTCCGAAGGGAATTCTGCTCTTTGGCCCCCCTGGGACTGGCAAGACCCTCATAGGCAAGTGCATCGCATGCCAGTCCGGAGCAACTTTTTTCAGCATCAGTGCCTCCTCTCTGACTTCCAAGTGGGTGGGTGAGGGGGAGAAGATGGTCCGTGCGCTGTTTGCCGTGGCGCGGtgtcagcagccagcagtgatTTTCATCGATGAGATCGATTCCCTGTTGTCCCAGCGCGGAGAGGGGGAGCACGAGTCGTCCAGGagaataaaaactgaatttctggtGCAGTTAGATGGGGCAACAACCTCCTCTGAAGATCGTATCCTGGTGGTTGGAGCAACAAATAGACCCCAGGAAATTGATGAAGCTGCCCGAAGGAGACTGGTGAAGAGACTGTACATCCCTCTCCCAGAAGCCTCTGCCAGGAAGCAGATTGTCACCCGGCTGATGGCAAAGGAGCACTGCTCTCTGAATGAAGAGGAAATCAAGCTCATAGTCCAGAAAACCGACGGGTTTTCTGGGGCGGACATGACACAGCTCTGCCGGGAAGCTTCTCTGGGCCCTATCCGCAGTCTGCAGTCCATGGACATTGCAACCATCACGCCGGAGCAGGTGCGGCCCATCTCTTTCCTGGACTTTGAGAGTGCCCTGAGGACAGTGCGGCCCAGCGTGTCCCCCAGGGACCTGGAGCTCTATGACACCTGGAACCAGACGTTTGGCTGCGGCAGATGA